In the genome of Halorussus vallis, one region contains:
- a CDS encoding MBL fold metallo-hydrolase produces the protein MTTDTNSSDDASPSSDDSDADRPSPVNAAEHVDGETPLVVLPRGGAREVGRSCYHVETRQGTYLVDCGLNQGSGGQFADFRGLEPESIDAVFLTHAHIDHSGGLPVLEHRNLLAPNAKIICTQGTAALTHVLLHDSLKIHESEAKKPGRERHFTRTDVEDVLARFDPLSGYGSGRVTDHVGIHDEDLQYEFGDAGHLLGSAWLTLESGGRRVCFSGDLGGRSAHLHDIQTPPGADTLILESTYGDRDTHNSFQKARTELFETAIDAIERGIPVLIPTFAVGRAQEILQIFRERWRNLPEETREKLHIVYDGMATEATDRYHAYASPEYVNDSVMNYMENAADFEPFVPEIAERPSNADDRRRILDQDTAPIVVSPSGMLTGGLSPAYLLELVENYDEARILFTGYQAPGTPGHDLQQADGDTATVTVNAWPITSEREARETDGDGPPEYTFDVPTDWIHTVSGMSGHAARNTLLQFARDVDANHVALVHGDPENQRSMVNHLEGNLSADLVTRAAVQSVIPVHPPDEGLVAIRNVHDVAHPSIEIRTESETDSSHLTDALTGDSDDGTEAETANEPPSDELDAGDEDEKAVEERVSELVERVSAVDRELAAQRNDDGWSEGELREVIREEIESALDDRGIAD, from the coding sequence ATGACTACTGACACGAATTCGAGCGACGATGCATCGCCTTCGAGCGACGATTCGGATGCCGACCGTCCATCTCCAGTCAATGCTGCGGAGCACGTAGACGGTGAAACGCCACTCGTCGTGCTCCCCCGCGGTGGCGCACGTGAGGTTGGCCGCAGTTGCTATCACGTGGAGACGCGCCAGGGAACTTACCTCGTCGACTGCGGGTTGAACCAGGGGAGTGGCGGTCAGTTCGCCGACTTCCGCGGCCTTGAACCGGAATCTATCGACGCCGTGTTCCTCACCCACGCGCACATCGACCACTCTGGCGGCCTGCCCGTCCTCGAACACCGGAACCTGCTTGCGCCGAACGCGAAAATCATCTGTACGCAGGGTACTGCCGCACTTACTCACGTTCTTCTCCACGACTCGCTCAAAATCCACGAAAGCGAAGCGAAGAAACCCGGTCGCGAACGCCATTTCACGCGAACTGACGTTGAGGACGTGCTCGCCCGGTTTGACCCGCTGAGCGGTTACGGAAGCGGCCGCGTCACCGACCATGTAGGTATTCATGACGAAGACCTCCAGTACGAGTTCGGCGACGCAGGCCATCTGCTCGGGAGTGCGTGGCTCACCCTCGAATCCGGTGGCCGTCGCGTCTGTTTCTCGGGTGACCTCGGTGGCCGGTCTGCACACCTTCATGACATCCAAACCCCGCCGGGCGCAGACACGCTTATACTCGAATCCACCTACGGCGACCGCGACACCCACAATTCATTCCAGAAAGCCCGGACAGAACTCTTCGAAACAGCTATCGACGCCATCGAGCGGGGCATTCCAGTCTTGATTCCGACGTTCGCGGTCGGTCGCGCTCAGGAAATTCTCCAAATCTTCCGGGAACGTTGGCGGAATCTCCCCGAGGAGACTCGTGAGAAACTCCATATCGTCTACGACGGCATGGCGACCGAGGCGACCGACCGCTATCATGCGTACGCATCGCCCGAGTACGTCAACGATAGCGTGATGAACTACATGGAGAACGCTGCGGACTTCGAACCGTTCGTCCCGGAAATCGCCGAGCGGCCGTCGAATGCAGATGACCGGCGGCGGATTCTCGACCAAGATACCGCGCCGATTGTCGTCAGTCCGTCGGGTATGCTCACGGGCGGTCTCTCGCCCGCGTACCTACTCGAACTCGTCGAGAACTACGACGAAGCCCGTATCCTCTTCACGGGCTATCAAGCACCAGGGACGCCCGGCCACGACCTCCAGCAGGCCGATGGCGATACCGCGACGGTGACGGTGAACGCGTGGCCGATTACGAGCGAGCGCGAGGCCCGCGAGACGGACGGCGACGGACCGCCGGAATACACGTTCGACGTGCCGACCGACTGGATTCACACCGTTTCCGGGATGAGCGGGCACGCCGCTCGCAATACGCTACTCCAGTTCGCTCGCGACGTCGACGCGAACCACGTTGCACTTGTTCACGGCGACCCCGAGAACCAGCGGTCGATGGTCAATCATTTGGAGGGAAATCTCTCGGCGGATCTCGTCACCCGCGCCGCGGTTCAATCGGTGATTCCCGTCCATCCGCCGGACGAGGGCCTCGTGGCTATCCGGAATGTCCACGACGTCGCTCATCCGAGCATTGAGATTCGAACCGAGAGCGAAACGGATTCGAGCCACCTGACGGATGCGCTCACTGGCGACTCCGACGACGGAACCGAAGCCGAGACTGCCAACGAACCCCCGTCGGACGAATTGGATGCGGGGGATGAAGATGAAAAGGCGGTCGAAGAGCGCGTTTCGGAGCTGGTAGAGCGGGTTTCGGCGGTGGACCGGGAACTTGCTGCTCAACGTAACGACGACGGATGGTCCGAGGGTGAACTTCGAGAAGTGATTCGGGAAGAAATCGAGAGCGCGTTGGACGACCGTGGGATAGCCGATTAA
- a CDS encoding DUF5817 domain-containing protein has protein sequence MSLRTVTVCPNCKSVFIVQSIPETTTCGRCRKRHKFKKLKHYYQSEDADAARQVRTKVQASVNSLDEPYERARENGVLDEEIAEVVANDDYLDQMGADSDAAKEAEERALENKHRSKSQKDIVFDAVSEQSDPDRDDVREYAEQFGMNGDKALAMLDKFRERGDIGGTYNGPFRIY, from the coding sequence ATGTCACTCCGAACCGTCACGGTCTGCCCGAACTGCAAATCCGTATTCATCGTTCAGAGTATCCCAGAAACGACGACCTGCGGACGATGTCGGAAACGTCACAAGTTCAAGAAACTCAAGCACTACTACCAGTCCGAGGATGCAGACGCCGCCCGCCAAGTTCGAACGAAAGTACAAGCAAGCGTCAATTCACTCGACGAACCATACGAGCGCGCACGAGAAAATGGCGTGCTTGACGAGGAGATCGCCGAGGTCGTTGCGAACGACGATTACCTCGACCAGATGGGAGCAGATTCGGATGCAGCCAAGGAGGCCGAAGAACGTGCCCTAGAGAACAAGCACCGTTCAAAAAGCCAGAAGGACATCGTTTTCGACGCAGTAAGTGAGCAGTCCGACCCCGACCGAGACGATGTTCGCGAATACGCAGAACAGTTCGGGATGAACGGTGATAAGGCGCTCGCGATGCTCGATAAGTTCCGAGAACGCGGTGACATCGGTGGTACCTACAACGGGCCGTTCCGCATCTACTAG
- a CDS encoding DEAD/DEAH box helicase, translated as MSSLPHSLSPDDKTLVGDLLAAHGFNSLTDTQYRAFDERILDGGNHLLVAETGNGKTLCAEAVTKQMLDAGGRVAYLVPSNQLVGAKEDELNTWAEGEYDVQQGGYQNADVIVATFDSFYQAILRGLGDVRSLDLVILDDFHIIYDSGRGRGLEKAIAAVLDNNINIFAMSATVGNPEELADWMDANLVISDEQRSIEIQEQPVMLDEQQDKKPQIIDQIRGSPDKAPYLVFNGSKPKTEARAEGLAETNIFANHSDRRFHSELRSKLDGMEPTRKLHDLATLMSKGVAYHHAGLPSSIRNWIEECFEEGEIAVLFCTPTLAYGFDAPVQSVVVADLKRWNGAGVDYIHTYEYIQWIGRAARPGKGFKKGYAFPFYSDFDEASKRFFNNPELEPVTSHVDSGDGLRWLVLELVEMGWDTPEAIEDFLTETLYWQQLSGDRAWDDGTMDKRTRMQQKLREEADWLQKFGFLRERETEQRFENTRQGSAAVEFNFNVFRGYSLRSVHDLCADLENKDTFTALNLLYQFSAFSDAYLSFDGISTELQDKILNEEMIPEEDAAIVAGVLGWYWCQGVPATEIEERTNVDPTSIRMAARNLSMTLEAATALFDAIQADKPEWYDDFVACVEKGVPREDLPVVRHVYGVGRVTIRNLRDHFSTLGSSDTRFNFDTETLVGGLCEAYEQVERKDQLEAVLQNVNRIGKARATRLVDFAEQQNGDRNVEPLFGENAVESESGGTTSFSRNSSLNEFL; from the coding sequence ATGTCTTCACTGCCCCATTCGCTTTCCCCCGACGACAAGACACTTGTAGGAGATCTTCTTGCCGCTCATGGTTTCAACTCCCTCACTGACACCCAATACCGAGCATTTGACGAACGAATTCTTGACGGTGGGAACCACCTCCTCGTCGCTGAGACTGGAAATGGTAAAACACTCTGCGCAGAAGCCGTCACGAAGCAGATGCTTGATGCGGGTGGCCGCGTTGCTTACCTCGTACCGAGTAACCAGCTAGTCGGCGCAAAAGAAGACGAACTCAATACTTGGGCCGAAGGTGAATACGATGTTCAACAAGGTGGCTACCAGAACGCAGACGTAATTGTCGCTACCTTCGACTCGTTCTACCAGGCAATCCTCCGAGGACTTGGTGACGTTCGGTCCCTCGATCTCGTCATCCTTGACGATTTCCACATCATCTACGACTCAGGCCGAGGCCGTGGTCTCGAAAAAGCCATCGCGGCGGTCCTCGACAATAATATCAACATCTTCGCCATGTCCGCGACTGTCGGTAACCCGGAGGAACTCGCCGACTGGATGGACGCAAACCTCGTTATCAGCGACGAACAACGGAGTATCGAAATCCAGGAGCAACCCGTGATGTTGGACGAACAGCAGGATAAGAAACCACAAATAATAGACCAGATACGAGGGAGTCCCGACAAAGCACCGTACCTTGTATTCAACGGGTCGAAGCCAAAGACCGAAGCTCGGGCCGAAGGACTTGCTGAAACGAATATTTTTGCCAACCATAGTGACCGGCGCTTCCACAGCGAACTCAGGTCGAAACTTGACGGCATGGAGCCGACGCGAAAATTACACGACCTTGCCACCCTCATGTCGAAGGGCGTCGCGTACCACCACGCCGGACTTCCCTCCTCAATCCGCAACTGGATTGAGGAGTGCTTCGAAGAAGGTGAAATTGCAGTCCTCTTCTGTACGCCCACGCTCGCCTATGGATTCGACGCACCCGTTCAATCGGTGGTGGTCGCCGATTTAAAACGATGGAACGGTGCTGGAGTAGACTATATTCACACTTACGAGTATATTCAGTGGATCGGGCGAGCAGCGCGACCTGGAAAGGGATTCAAGAAGGGATACGCATTCCCGTTTTACTCAGACTTTGACGAAGCAAGCAAGCGGTTCTTCAACAATCCCGAACTCGAACCTGTCACTTCCCACGTTGACTCAGGAGATGGCCTTCGCTGGTTGGTTCTTGAACTCGTAGAGATGGGGTGGGACACGCCCGAGGCTATTGAGGACTTCCTCACAGAAACGCTGTACTGGCAACAACTCTCCGGTGACCGCGCGTGGGACGATGGTACCATGGATAAGCGGACGCGGATGCAACAGAAACTCCGCGAAGAAGCAGACTGGCTTCAGAAGTTCGGCTTCCTCCGTGAGCGCGAGACTGAACAGCGATTCGAGAACACCCGCCAGGGGAGTGCGGCCGTCGAATTCAATTTCAACGTCTTCCGCGGCTACTCACTTCGGAGTGTCCATGACCTCTGCGCGGACCTTGAAAACAAAGATACATTCACGGCACTGAACCTCCTATATCAGTTTAGCGCATTCTCGGATGCCTACCTCTCGTTTGACGGTATCTCGACGGAACTTCAGGATAAGATACTGAACGAGGAAATGATACCCGAGGAGGACGCCGCTATCGTCGCTGGCGTTCTCGGATGGTACTGGTGTCAGGGAGTACCCGCAACCGAAATTGAAGAGCGGACGAACGTCGACCCAACTTCGATTCGTATGGCTGCCCGAAATCTCTCAATGACGCTGGAAGCGGCGACTGCGCTCTTTGATGCAATCCAAGCAGACAAGCCCGAGTGGTACGACGACTTTGTAGCGTGCGTCGAGAAAGGAGTTCCCCGCGAGGACTTGCCGGTCGTGCGCCACGTCTACGGCGTTGGTCGAGTAACGATTCGGAATCTTCGAGACCACTTCAGTACGTTGGGGAGCAGCGATACGCGATTTAACTTCGATACCGAAACGCTCGTCGGAGGTCTGTGCGAAGCCTATGAGCAGGTCGAACGCAAAGACCAGCTTGAAGCCGTCCTTCAGAACGTGAATCGAATCGGGAAGGCGCGCGCTACGCGACTCGTCGATTTTGCAGAGCAACAGAACGGCGACCGTAATGTCGAACCTCTATTCGGCGAGAACGCCGTAGAGAGCGAGAGTGGTGGGACAACCTCGTTCAGCAGGAACTCTAGTCTGAACGAGTTCTTGTAG
- a CDS encoding Cdc6/Cdc18 family protein, whose translation MPTPTDGYSFTPQKFPYKNREALLDDYTPDTLVGRDDELQEYHAALLPAINGEQPDNIFLYGKAGVGKTASTRFLLDRLEQDADEYAVDIHSEMVNCDGLNSSYRVTVELVNNYRDPENQISETGYARSQVYDMLWQELDNRGGLHIIVLDEVDHMNDDSMLYQLSRARENEKIENARVAVIGISNDLTFKDSLSPKVRSSLCERAISFSTYDANELRAVLDQRQQVAFQEDVLSEDVVPLCAAYGAQESGDARKALDLLMKAGDKAREDAGSTEIVTETHVREGREMLEREEIQKGIIDLNEQERLILYALATFAAEGETPVQSRMHYKRYKQLTERAGSDSLSERWMREQTDELDMLGLAYVEEKNEGRRGGLYREHELRQDLEIVLDALSETIESVGIHESVQQYTSTNEALSD comes from the coding sequence ATGCCCACGCCTACAGACGGATACAGCTTCACACCACAGAAATTCCCCTACAAGAACCGCGAAGCACTCCTGGACGACTACACCCCCGACACCCTCGTCGGCCGCGACGACGAACTCCAAGAGTACCACGCCGCCCTCCTCCCCGCCATCAACGGCGAACAACCCGACAACATCTTCCTCTACGGCAAAGCTGGCGTCGGCAAGACCGCCTCGACGCGCTTCCTGCTCGACCGCCTCGAACAGGACGCCGACGAATATGCCGTCGACATCCACTCCGAGATGGTCAACTGCGACGGCCTCAACTCCTCGTACCGCGTCACCGTCGAACTCGTCAACAACTACCGCGACCCCGAAAACCAGATCAGCGAAACCGGCTACGCCCGCTCGCAAGTTTACGACATGCTCTGGCAGGAACTCGACAACCGAGGCGGCCTCCACATCATCGTCCTCGACGAAGTGGACCACATGAACGACGACTCGATGCTCTACCAGCTTTCGCGAGCGCGCGAAAACGAGAAAATCGAGAACGCACGGGTCGCCGTCATCGGCATCAGCAACGACCTGACGTTCAAGGACTCGCTGTCGCCCAAAGTACGGTCGTCGCTCTGCGAGCGCGCGATCTCTTTCTCGACCTACGACGCCAACGAACTTCGAGCGGTGCTTGACCAACGCCAGCAGGTTGCCTTCCAGGAGGACGTGCTTTCTGAGGACGTCGTACCGCTGTGTGCCGCCTACGGCGCGCAAGAATCCGGGGATGCACGGAAGGCGCTCGATCTTCTGATGAAAGCGGGGGATAAAGCCCGCGAGGACGCGGGGTCGACCGAAATTGTCACCGAGACGCACGTCCGGGAGGGCCGGGAGATGCTGGAGCGCGAGGAAATCCAGAAGGGCATCATCGACTTGAACGAACAGGAACGCCTGATACTCTACGCGCTGGCGACGTTCGCGGCGGAAGGCGAGACGCCGGTTCAGTCCCGAATGCACTACAAGCGTTACAAGCAACTGACCGAGCGGGCTGGAAGCGACTCGCTCTCCGAGCGGTGGATGCGCGAGCAGACCGACGAACTCGATATGCTCGGACTCGCGTACGTCGAGGAGAAGAACGAGGGCCGACGCGGTGGTCTCTACCGGGAGCATGAACTCCGCCAGGACTTAGAAATCGTCCTTGATGCGCTCAGCGAAACCATCGAGAGCGTCGGCATTCACGAGAGCGTCCAACAGTACACCTCGACGAACGAGGCGCTGTCGGACTAA
- a CDS encoding DUF1643 domain-containing protein, giving the protein MKDKTQESPLQDTRSRAVLSDDREYRYRLTRTWDVNKPTLAFIMLNPSTADETDDDPTIRRCLGYAKDWGYGSLVVGNLFAYRATKPRELHDHPNPVGPENDDHLRAICDDAEMVVAAWGTDGSLQNRGREVAALLDADLYALNTTKDGHPNHPLYQPKDAEPEEFKPDV; this is encoded by the coding sequence ATGAAAGACAAGACCCAAGAATCCCCGCTTCAAGATACCCGAAGCCGAGCAGTCCTCAGCGACGACCGAGAGTACCGCTACAGACTGACCCGAACCTGGGACGTAAACAAGCCGACGCTCGCGTTCATCATGCTTAACCCCAGTACGGCCGACGAGACAGACGACGACCCGACTATCCGGCGCTGTCTCGGCTACGCGAAAGACTGGGGATACGGTAGTCTGGTCGTCGGGAACCTGTTCGCGTACCGGGCGACCAAGCCGCGTGAACTTCACGACCATCCTAATCCGGTCGGTCCTGAAAATGACGACCACCTCCGCGCTATCTGTGACGATGCCGAAATGGTTGTCGCTGCCTGGGGGACGGACGGAAGCCTTCAAAACCGTGGTCGCGAGGTTGCAGCGCTTCTCGACGCAGATCTCTACGCGCTCAACACGACAAAAGACGGGCATCCCAATCACCCGCTCTATCAGCCGAAAGACGCCGAGCCGGAGGAATTCAAGCCAGATGTCTGA
- a CDS encoding transcription initiation factor IIB, whose amino-acid sequence MARQITVEHPREAHSGTCPECVGTLRTTGHETTCDDCGLIVDDAKIDHGRDWQYHETDDENPSRTGAPRTVSRHDKGLSTELYGTYDSHGTLLSARKRRQLRRLRKHHARSRFESKAERNQCYVFNEIRRITSALGLASTVRDRACDLFRSAQGERLTRGRTLEGFATACVYATCRCLGLPWQLSDFETLSRCGPEQTKNAYGVMNAELSLPVQPVAPRAYVPRYAAELGVSDETRRRARALVEHAEQNGLVGGQRSAPIAAAALYTAARESPDAFAQGDAARVAECSRATIRKRFQEFVQVAGHL is encoded by the coding sequence ATGGCACGACAAATCACAGTCGAACACCCCCGAGAAGCCCACTCCGGCACCTGTCCGGAATGCGTGGGCACACTCCGAACGACCGGCCACGAAACCACCTGCGACGACTGCGGCCTCATCGTCGACGACGCGAAAATCGACCACGGCCGCGACTGGCAGTACCACGAAACCGACGACGAAAACCCGTCGCGAACCGGCGCTCCCCGCACCGTCTCGCGCCACGACAAGGGCCTCTCGACCGAACTCTACGGCACCTACGACAGCCATGGGACGCTGCTGTCCGCCCGGAAGCGCCGCCAGCTTCGACGGCTTCGAAAGCACCACGCGCGTTCGCGCTTCGAGTCGAAAGCCGAGCGCAACCAGTGCTACGTCTTCAACGAGATTCGGCGCATCACGAGCGCACTCGGACTCGCCTCGACCGTCCGTGACCGCGCCTGTGACCTTTTCCGTTCCGCCCAAGGCGAACGCCTGACCCGGGGCCGGACGCTTGAAGGGTTCGCGACGGCGTGCGTCTACGCGACGTGTCGCTGTCTCGGCCTGCCGTGGCAACTCAGCGACTTCGAGACGCTCTCGCGGTGTGGTCCCGAGCAGACGAAGAACGCCTACGGCGTGATGAACGCGGAGCTGTCCCTGCCGGTGCAACCGGTCGCGCCCCGGGCGTACGTCCCGCGGTACGCGGCGGAACTCGGAGTGAGCGACGAGACGCGGCGTCGAGCGCGGGCGCTCGTCGAGCACGCCGAGCAGAACGGCTTGGTCGGCGGCCAGCGCAGCGCGCCCATCGCGGCGGCCGCGCTCTACACGGCCGCTCGCGAATCCCCGGACGCGTTCGCCCAGGGCGACGCCGCTCGGGTCGCGGAGTGCAGTCGCGCAACGATTCGCAAGCGGTTTCAGGAGTTCGTCCAAGTAGCGGGCCACCTCTAA
- a CDS encoding DUF6884 domain-containing protein, with protein MGVAWFDSAPGLMQTAANRTTLALVGCGSTKREQLAPASDLYTSTYFAKKRAYAETYADEWRILSAEHGLVHPDAVHEPYDASLNSRLDAYIGDDAVSVWAESVSHDLTSLLDGVDEIVILAGRDYSDPLADYLATAPPTVRYPFEGLGGLPGQMKWLTDKLETNC; from the coding sequence GTGGGAGTAGCGTGGTTCGACTCCGCGCCGGGGCTTATGCAGACAGCAGCAAACCGAACGACGCTTGCACTCGTCGGGTGTGGTTCAACCAAGCGAGAACAGCTTGCGCCTGCCAGCGACCTCTACACGTCGACGTACTTCGCCAAGAAGCGAGCGTACGCCGAAACGTACGCCGACGAGTGGCGTATCCTCTCGGCCGAACACGGCCTTGTCCACCCGGACGCCGTTCATGAACCCTACGACGCAAGCCTAAATTCGCGCTTGGACGCCTATATCGGAGACGACGCCGTATCGGTATGGGCCGAGAGTGTTAGTCACGACCTCACGTCACTCCTCGACGGCGTAGACGAAATCGTGATTCTCGCCGGTCGGGACTACTCCGACCCGCTCGCCGACTACCTCGCGACCGCGCCGCCGACCGTCCGGTATCCCTTCGAAGGACTCGGCGGGCTTCCCGGCCAGATGAAATGGCTCACCGATAAGCTGGAGACCAATTGCTGA
- a CDS encoding ParA family protein: MAHDTHAEILTPYDSINSEPRAVAINLLKGGSGKTTTAINLSRELAHRNERALVVDLDDNGHMTLNLGYEDIYASADDEEDNHAKDVIVDGDDPRDHIVSVAGGLDLFPAHEDLESVQSDLKEATMGTTRLKKNLVDPLLGDDYDYIIVDCPANRGKLNDNAMYATGNIILPLRPENGYESGLSNTMNRLVKEAREYFDLDILAVVPTDLSGRIDHATRDRQLLKELNGRENASKFIPNFARLTEADWEAVDAGEYEGPLPGIRHRSAIDKAHDAGQPLRDYDVDCDQLGYYAELAAIVESGEVAR; this comes from the coding sequence ATGGCACACGACACGCACGCGGAGATACTCACTCCGTACGACAGCATCAACTCGGAACCCCGCGCCGTCGCAATCAACCTCTTGAAAGGCGGGTCCGGCAAGACCACGACGGCAATCAACCTCTCGCGCGAACTCGCCCACCGCAACGAACGCGCGCTCGTCGTCGACCTCGACGACAACGGCCACATGACGCTGAACCTCGGCTACGAGGACATCTATGCGAGCGCCGACGACGAAGAGGATAACCACGCGAAGGACGTGATCGTCGACGGCGACGACCCCCGAGACCACATCGTCTCCGTCGCGGGCGGCCTCGACCTCTTCCCCGCGCACGAGGACCTCGAAAGCGTCCAGAGCGACCTGAAAGAGGCGACGATGGGAACGACCCGGCTCAAAAAGAACCTCGTCGATCCGCTCCTCGGCGACGACTACGATTACATCATCGTGGACTGTCCCGCTAACCGCGGGAAGCTGAACGACAACGCGATGTACGCGACCGGGAACATCATCCTGCCGCTCCGGCCGGAGAACGGCTACGAGAGCGGGCTGTCGAACACGATGAACCGTCTCGTCAAGGAGGCGCGCGAGTACTTCGACCTGGATATTCTCGCGGTCGTGCCGACCGACCTGAGCGGTCGTATCGACCATGCGACGCGCGACCGCCAACTCCTCAAGGAACTGAACGGCCGGGAGAACGCGAGCAAGTTCATCCCAAACTTCGCGAGACTCACCGAAGCGGACTGGGAGGCTGTCGACGCGGGCGAGTACGAGGGACCGCTACCGGGGATTCGCCATCGGTCGGCCATCGACAAGGCCCACGACGCCGGACAGCCGCTCCGAGACTACGACGTGGACTGCGACCAACTCGGCTACTACGCGGAACTCGCGGCTATCGTCGAGTCTGGCGAGGTGGCCCGATAA
- a CDS encoding DNA N-6-adenine-methyltransferase, with protein MSPRLKSRPTRRWFQMTEQSTDATAHGVRLGHEQDPTDNEYATPPKIWRPLARAVDGFDTDPASGAELEPIAPTRYTTENDGLRQGWDGWVWLNPPWSSNGDGNAKKKKWARKARNEAARDTVDGVVMLLPCDTSSHVFHDHVAAADVFCLVGPGRIPFRGEDRNPSFELVLAVYADDVPGDLVDALNQLGIVVEGRTVVNEHPQTELGGMR; from the coding sequence ATGAGTCCGAGGCTGAAATCCCGTCCTACGAGGAGGTGGTTTCAGATGACCGAGCAATCAACGGACGCAACTGCTCACGGTGTTCGCCTCGGCCACGAGCAGGACCCGACGGACAACGAGTACGCGACCCCGCCCAAGATTTGGCGGCCACTCGCTCGCGCCGTCGACGGCTTCGATACCGACCCGGCCTCCGGCGCGGAACTGGAGCCTATCGCGCCCACGCGGTACACCACCGAAAACGACGGCCTCCGGCAAGGGTGGGACGGCTGGGTGTGGCTGAATCCGCCGTGGTCAAGCAACGGCGACGGGAACGCGAAGAAGAAGAAGTGGGCACGGAAGGCTCGTAACGAGGCCGCCCGCGACACCGTCGATGGCGTCGTGATGCTGCTCCCCTGCGATACCAGTAGCCACGTCTTCCACGACCATGTGGCCGCTGCGGACGTGTTCTGTCTCGTCGGGCCGGGGCGCATCCCGTTCCGCGGCGAAGACCGGAACCCCAGCTTTGAACTGGTGCTCGCTGTCTACGCTGACGACGTTCCCGGCGACCTCGTTGACGCGCTCAACCAACTCGGCATAGTCGTCGAGGGTCGCACCGTCGTCAACGAACATCCACAGACGGAACTCGGAGGTATGCGGTGA
- a CDS encoding tyrosine-type recombinase/integrase, translating into MVTREHVLREREFERLLLGAGRLPGTDRIEARAAVLIMGRLGLRGGELIHLSESWIDWRHHLVRIPEHDSCTKGRDGGPCGSCRQAAEQRQQHGDDRPVEEIVEDYWQPKTDAAVRDIPFDWSVRVEVALEELLDEFDGWPTSFSTLQRRLECSLEAAPGLSEDATTVHGLRGTAASYHAGNGLEMQSLKGMFGWRDNKTPNKYLSIDGEMVRRGLQEVY; encoded by the coding sequence ATGGTCACTCGTGAGCATGTCCTTCGGGAACGTGAGTTCGAGCGGCTTCTCTTAGGCGCGGGGCGGCTGCCCGGGACGGATCGGATCGAGGCCCGTGCCGCCGTCCTCATCATGGGCCGACTCGGGCTTCGGGGCGGTGAACTGATCCACCTCTCGGAGTCGTGGATCGACTGGCGACACCACCTCGTACGCATTCCTGAGCACGACTCGTGTACGAAGGGGCGCGACGGCGGGCCGTGTGGCTCCTGTCGGCAGGCCGCCGAACAGCGCCAACAGCACGGCGATGACCGGCCAGTAGAGGAGATCGTCGAAGACTACTGGCAGCCGAAGACCGACGCGGCTGTCCGCGACATCCCGTTCGACTGGAGTGTTCGTGTTGAGGTCGCGCTGGAGGAGCTCCTCGATGAGTTCGACGGCTGGCCGACGTCGTTCTCTACGCTCCAGCGCCGACTGGAGTGCTCGCTCGAAGCGGCACCGGGGCTGTCGGAGGACGCGACGACGGTTCACGGCCTTAGAGGGACTGCGGCGTCGTACCACGCCGGGAACGGGCTGGAGATGCAGTCGCTGAAGGGGATGTTCGGGTGGCGGGACAACAAGACGCCGAACAAGTACCTCAGCATCGACGGCGAGATGGTTCGACGCGGGCTTCAAGAGGTCTACTGA